In the Aliarcobacter cryaerophilus genome, one interval contains:
- a CDS encoding adenylosuccinate synthase — translation MKADVIVGIQWGDEGKGKIVDMLAQKYDMVCRSQGGHNAGHTIWVDGVKYVLQLIPSGILNPKAINIIGNGVVVSPSNILKEMSQFGSLVGRLYISDKAHLNLSFHALIDQAKERLKGEKAIGTTGKGIGPTYSEKVSRNGFRAGDLLNPSKLCDDILEYFVQNRAIFDVLDIKTPTKTELLNELEDYSSKLAPYITNTTNMVWKALEENKRVLLEGAQGTLLDIDHGTYPYVTSSSTVSGGACTGLGLNPKDIGDITGIVKAYCTRVGNGPFPTEDFTHYGKTMGEVGKEFGAVTGRKRRCGWFDAVAVRYASRLNGCDKLALMKLDVLDGFDKIKVCVAYNYNGERIDYMPSNMDNVEAIYEEIDGWDSVVGIRKYEDLPINAKKYIEKIEEITNVKVGIISTSPERDDTILRG, via the coding sequence ATGAAAGCAGATGTAATAGTTGGAATTCAATGGGGAGATGAAGGAAAGGGTAAGATAGTAGATATGCTTGCTCAAAAGTATGATATGGTTTGTAGAAGTCAAGGTGGACACAATGCTGGTCATACAATTTGGGTTGATGGTGTAAAATATGTACTTCAGTTAATTCCTTCAGGAATTTTAAATCCAAAAGCTATAAATATTATAGGAAATGGAGTTGTTGTATCTCCTTCAAATATATTAAAAGAGATGAGCCAATTTGGAAGTTTAGTTGGAAGATTATATATATCAGATAAGGCTCATTTAAATCTATCATTCCATGCTTTAATTGATCAAGCAAAAGAGAGATTAAAAGGTGAAAAAGCTATTGGTACAACAGGAAAAGGAATAGGACCAACATACTCAGAAAAAGTAAGCCGTAATGGTTTTAGAGCAGGAGATTTATTAAATCCTTCAAAATTATGTGATGATATATTAGAATATTTTGTACAAAATAGAGCAATTTTTGATGTTTTAGATATTAAAACTCCTACAAAAACTGAACTTTTAAATGAGCTTGAGGATTATAGCTCTAAATTAGCACCATATATTACAAATACTACAAATATGGTTTGGAAAGCTCTTGAAGAGAATAAAAGAGTTTTACTTGAAGGTGCTCAAGGAACTCTTCTTGATATTGACCATGGTACATATCCTTATGTTACTTCTTCAAGTACAGTTAGTGGTGGAGCATGTACTGGTTTGGGATTAAATCCAAAAGATATTGGTGATATAACTGGAATAGTAAAAGCTTACTGTACAAGAGTTGGAAATGGACCATTTCCAACAGAAGATTTCACTCATTATGGAAAAACTATGGGTGAAGTTGGGAAAGAGTTTGGTGCAGTGACTGGAAGAAAAAGAAGATGTGGTTGGTTTGATGCTGTTGCAGTTAGATATGCAAGTAGATTAAATGGGTGTGATAAATTAGCACTTATGAAGCTAGATGTACTAGATGGATTTGATAAAATTAAAGTTTGTGTTGCATACAATTATAATGGAGAGAGAATTGATTATATGCCATCAAATATGGATAATGTAGAAGCTATTTATGAAGAAATAGATGGTTGGGATAGTGTTGTTGGAATTAGAAAATATGAAGATTTACCAATAAATGCAAAAAAATATATAGAAAAAATTGAAGAGATAACAAATGTAAAGGTTGGAATAATTTCAACTTCACCAGAACGAGATGATACAATTTTAAGGGGATAA
- a CDS encoding pirin family protein: protein MLKKLPKENMGKSNLGWLQSRFHFSFAEYRNPKNINFGVLRVLNDDLVEAKTGFEMHPHENMEIISYIVDGEITHKDSMGNSETLKRGEVQYLSAGDGIFHSEKNESDKILRLLQIWVFPPQKGLPRLYGSKRYTKEQRDNKLLNIVSGQDGNSDIKIYQDVNIYVSEFDKPLEYEIKENRQIYFVQIEGSSTVNGVALDFGDAMEITNEDKIVINPISKSHILFIEMKK, encoded by the coding sequence ATGTTAAAAAAATTACCAAAAGAGAATATGGGAAAATCAAATTTAGGTTGGTTACAAAGTCGTTTCCACTTTAGTTTTGCAGAGTATAGAAATCCAAAAAATATTAACTTTGGAGTTTTAAGAGTTTTAAATGATGATTTAGTTGAAGCAAAAACTGGCTTTGAGATGCATCCTCATGAAAATATGGAGATTATTTCATATATAGTTGATGGTGAAATTACTCATAAAGACTCTATGGGAAATAGTGAAACTTTAAAAAGAGGTGAAGTTCAATACTTAAGTGCTGGTGATGGTATATTTCATAGTGAAAAAAATGAGAGTGATAAGATTTTAAGACTTCTACAAATTTGGGTTTTCCCACCACAAAAAGGACTTCCACGACTTTATGGTTCAAAAAGATATACAAAAGAGCAAAGAGATAATAAACTTTTAAATATTGTATCTGGACAAGATGGTAATAGTGATATAAAAATATATCAAGATGTAAATATTTATGTTAGTGAATTTGATAAACCACTTGAATATGAGATTAAAGAGAATAGACAAATCTATTTTGTACAAATTGAAGGAAGTTCAACTGTAAATGGAGTCGCATTGGATTTTGGCGATGCTATGGAGATTACAAATGAAGATAAAATAGTAATAAATCCTATTTCAAAAAGCCATATTTTATTTATAGAAATGAAAAAATAA
- a CDS encoding glyceraldehyde 3-phosphate dehydrogenase NAD-binding domain-containing protein has protein sequence MSIKIVLNGAGRIGKSILKQLLNDENFEIVAINEINPSIENIVYSINYDSTYGKLNDKFKVIENSFIQNQKSKIKITNYKDISELNLDGVDILIDASGQKTDLNKLRNLKVDKIILTHPQKDADINIVLGVNEEKIDLKNHKIISTSSCNATALLPALKIIDDTKEIICGDIVTIHPLLNHQRVLDGSFVQSATRDVDLNFEFGRSSTQNIIPSQTTTIKACSYVLEKFNSNLISSNSLRVPTDTVGVINVTLFTKEISSKDEIKNLFLEFERNQKFPIVLNNFEALVSSDFKKEKFTTIIDHRFLEVKQNMIKLLLWYDNEWGYASKVVEILDFYRKKYSQEKS, from the coding sequence ATGAGTATAAAAATTGTTTTAAATGGAGCTGGTAGAATTGGTAAATCGATTTTAAAACAGCTTTTAAATGACGAGAATTTTGAAATTGTAGCAATCAATGAGATAAATCCATCAATTGAAAATATAGTTTACTCTATAAACTATGATTCAACTTATGGAAAATTAAATGATAAATTTAAAGTTATAGAGAACAGTTTTATACAAAATCAAAAATCAAAAATCAAAATTACAAACTACAAAGATATATCAGAGTTAAATTTAGATGGAGTTGATATTTTAATTGATGCAAGTGGTCAAAAAACTGATTTAAATAAATTAAGAAATTTAAAAGTAGATAAAATAATTTTAACTCATCCTCAAAAAGATGCTGATATTAATATAGTTTTGGGTGTAAATGAAGAAAAAATCGATTTAAAAAATCATAAAATAATATCTACAAGTTCTTGTAATGCAACAGCGCTTCTTCCTGCTTTAAAAATAATAGATGATACAAAAGAGATTATTTGTGGAGATATTGTAACTATTCATCCGCTTTTAAATCATCAAAGAGTTTTAGATGGAAGCTTCGTTCAAAGTGCTACTAGAGATGTTGATTTAAATTTTGAGTTTGGAAGAAGTTCAACTCAAAATATAATTCCAAGTCAAACAACTACTATAAAAGCTTGCTCTTATGTTCTAGAAAAATTTAATTCAAATTTAATAAGCTCAAACTCTCTTAGAGTTCCAACAGATACTGTTGGAGTTATAAATGTAACACTTTTTACAAAAGAGATTTCAAGCAAAGATGAGATAAAAAATCTTTTTTTAGAGTTTGAAAGAAATCAAAAATTTCCAATTGTTTTAAACAATTTTGAAGCACTTGTTTCAAGTGATTTTAAAAAAGAGAAGTTTACAACTATAATTGATCATAGATTTTTGGAAGTTAAACAAAATATGATAAAACTACTTTTATGGTATGACAATGAGTGGGGATATGCCTCTAAAGTTGTTGAGATTTTAGATTTTTATAGGAAAAAATATTCTCAAGAGAAATCTTGA
- a CDS encoding response regulator transcription factor, protein MENIHKKLQNLSILIVEDDISTLKWLSRILAIYFKEVYTAEDAMQALEIFNNKSFDVVISDIEMPYVDGLHLLQKIALIKNSTIRAVMTAFNSPEYMNRVIETDVHFYFKKPIDIDELLVAVSSKLTKQNLKDKKISLGEEFLYDYKQKSISKNNLEISLTKKEMLLLEYLINNKNSVVSIEQLENSVWQESVSADAIRMVVANLRKKTYPNIINNIKGIGYKINNL, encoded by the coding sequence ATGGAAAATATTCATAAAAAGCTACAAAATCTATCTATTTTAATTGTTGAAGATGATATAAGTACATTAAAATGGTTAAGTAGAATTCTAGCAATATATTTTAAAGAAGTTTATACAGCAGAAGATGCAATGCAAGCTCTTGAAATTTTTAATAATAAATCTTTTGATGTAGTTATTTCTGATATTGAGATGCCATATGTTGATGGTTTGCATCTTCTACAAAAAATTGCACTAATAAAAAATAGTACAATAAGAGCAGTTATGACAGCATTTAATAGTCCTGAATATATGAATAGAGTAATTGAAACAGATGTCCATTTTTATTTCAAAAAACCAATAGATATTGATGAGTTATTAGTTGCCGTATCCTCTAAACTAACAAAACAAAACTTAAAAGATAAAAAAATATCTCTAGGAGAAGAGTTTTTATATGATTATAAACAAAAAAGTATAAGCAAAAATAATTTAGAAATAAGTCTTACAAAAAAAGAGATGCTTCTTTTAGAGTATCTTATAAATAATAAAAATAGTGTAGTAAGCATTGAGCAACTTGAAAATAGTGTTTGGCAAGAATCAGTAAGCGCTGATGCTATTAGAATGGTTGTTGCAAACTTAAGAAAAAAGACTTATCCTAATATTATAAACAATATAAAAGGAATAGGATATAAGATAAATAATCTTTAA
- a CDS encoding NAD(P)/FAD-dependent oxidoreductase, translated as MKKKILIVGGGTAGTMTANNLAKKLMPEIDKNEVEITLISNSKNHYYRPGAMYVAFGKSEGYEFVREQRSLLMSEIKFEVEEAVEIDTKNNFIKVKSGKKFDYDFLVLATGCEAAPERIPGLAEGGDIFYTYEGAMKLAKKFHKLEKGRVLITVNFPKTPNIPHQCGIAPVETTIMLHDFLVERGIRDNVEIVYTYPTEAQAVTNGLFLQEPTSKVLPSIFDGAGIKHKTGFTLNKVDADKKIAYSKEGEEIEFDILMSTPPFVAVEFIRNSGLSQALDNEGWLPTDRKTLKVIGQNNIYTLGDTVDLPVSKAGGTIHNQTDVVADNIASELRHGYTTESYDGLVIAIAQMGLSCGMPLWYDYNEDVKPTPCSKLGSFVRKGFNKGIYWAAARGMI; from the coding sequence ATGAAGAAAAAAATTCTTATAGTTGGTGGGGGGACGGCAGGAACAATGACTGCAAATAACCTTGCGAAGAAGTTAATGCCTGAAATAGATAAAAATGAGGTAGAAATTACTCTTATATCTAATTCAAAAAATCACTATTATCGACCAGGAGCCATGTATGTTGCTTTTGGAAAATCAGAAGGATATGAGTTTGTAAGAGAGCAAAGATCTCTTCTTATGAGTGAAATAAAATTTGAAGTTGAAGAAGCAGTTGAAATTGATACAAAAAACAATTTTATAAAAGTCAAAAGTGGTAAAAAATTTGATTATGATTTTTTAGTTTTAGCAACAGGTTGTGAAGCTGCACCTGAAAGAATTCCAGGCTTAGCAGAAGGTGGAGACATTTTCTATACATATGAAGGTGCTATGAAACTTGCTAAGAAATTTCATAAATTAGAAAAAGGAAGAGTTTTAATTACTGTAAACTTCCCAAAAACTCCAAACATTCCACACCAATGTGGTATTGCTCCAGTTGAAACAACAATTATGTTGCACGATTTCTTAGTAGAAAGAGGAATAAGAGATAATGTAGAGATAGTTTATACATATCCAACAGAAGCACAAGCTGTAACAAATGGACTATTTTTACAAGAACCAACTTCTAAGGTCTTACCTTCAATTTTTGATGGTGCTGGAATTAAACATAAAACAGGATTTACCCTAAATAAAGTAGATGCAGATAAAAAAATAGCATATTCAAAAGAGGGTGAAGAGATTGAGTTTGATATATTAATGTCAACTCCACCATTTGTTGCTGTTGAATTTATAAGAAATTCTGGGCTATCTCAAGCTTTAGATAATGAAGGATGGCTACCTACTGATAGAAAAACACTAAAGGTAATTGGTCAAAATAATATATATACTTTAGGAGATACTGTTGATTTACCTGTTTCAAAAGCTGGTGGAACAATTCACAACCAAACAGATGTAGTAGCTGATAATATTGCTTCAGAATTAAGACATGGTTACACGACAGAGAGCTATGATGGTTTAGTTATTGCTATTGCTCAAATGGGATTATCTTGTGGAATGCCACTTTGGTATGATTATAATGAAGATGTAAAACCTACTCCTTGTAGTAAACTAGGAAGTTTTGTAAGAAAAGGGTTTAACAAAGGTATCTATTGGGCTGCTGCTCGTGGAATGATATAG
- a CDS encoding ATP phosphoribosyltransferase regulatory subunit, whose product MIFEHEIPKGSRLYFGKTAKAKRVLENSVCEILEKNGFEEILTPNFSYSQHQSIEDNKKLIKFSDEENEQVSLRADSTLDVVRIITKRLGRATNHRKWFYIQPIFSYPSKEDYQIGCEWIEHNNISDIMNLTADILRAIKIEPILQISNINIPKLISTELNISIDILKNGDISELLKLDCDWLNNLLRVKDIKSLENIIEKVPNILKKELEILLEKSKEVKYSNIIIAPMYYGSLKYYNGVYYRVIDKNLVLCRGGMYETDGISSLGFALYTDNLLKMLEG is encoded by the coding sequence ATGATATTTGAACACGAAATTCCAAAAGGTAGCAGACTTTATTTTGGTAAAACAGCAAAAGCAAAAAGAGTTTTAGAAAATAGTGTTTGTGAAATTTTGGAGAAAAATGGATTTGAAGAGATTCTAACTCCAAATTTTTCATATTCTCAACATCAATCTATTGAAGATAATAAAAAATTAATAAAGTTTTCTGATGAAGAAAATGAGCAAGTTTCATTAAGAGCAGATTCAACGTTAGATGTTGTAAGAATTATTACAAAAAGATTGGGAAGAGCTACAAATCATAGAAAATGGTTCTATATCCAACCAATTTTTTCTTATCCATCAAAAGAGGATTATCAAATTGGTTGTGAATGGATAGAACACAATAATATATCTGATATTATGAATTTAACAGCAGATATATTAAGAGCTATAAAAATAGAACCGATTTTACAAATATCAAATATAAATATACCAAAATTAATAAGTACAGAGTTAAATATTAGTATTGATATACTTAAAAATGGTGATATATCTGAACTTTTAAAGTTAGACTGTGATTGGTTAAATAATCTTTTAAGAGTGAAAGATATAAAAAGCTTAGAAAATATTATAGAAAAAGTGCCAAATATTTTAAAAAAAGAGCTTGAAATTCTTTTGGAAAAGTCAAAAGAGGTAAAATACTCAAATATAATTATTGCTCCTATGTATTATGGAAGTTTAAAATATTATAATGGGGTTTATTATAGAGTAATAGATAAAAATTTAGTTTTATGTAGAGGTGGAATGTACGAGACTGATGGAATCAGCTCTCTAGGTTTTGCATTATATACAGATAATTTATTAAAAATGTTAGAGGGATAA
- a CDS encoding MarR family winged helix-turn-helix transcriptional regulator — MKEKSLKSYGEKTDKSMKTVMRLLRVAHILNNKTELFLSKHTLTFNQFKVLEVLYHKGDLNISSITKLIMGTPGNTTVVVKNLNRDGLIESKKDPNDNRSSILSITSKGSLIMQEIFPNHAKNLSEFLDILDDYELKTLYDLLNKIYKEKKD, encoded by the coding sequence ATGAAAGAAAAAAGTTTAAAATCTTATGGTGAAAAAACTGATAAATCAATGAAAACAGTTATGAGGCTCTTAAGAGTTGCTCACATTTTAAATAACAAGACTGAACTTTTTTTATCAAAACATACTCTTACATTTAATCAATTTAAAGTTTTAGAAGTTCTATACCACAAAGGCGATTTAAATATAAGTTCAATTACAAAACTTATCATGGGAACTCCTGGAAATACAACTGTTGTTGTTAAAAATTTAAATAGAGATGGACTAATTGAGTCAAAAAAAGACCCAAACGACAATAGATCTTCAATTTTATCAATAACTTCAAAAGGAAGTTTGATAATGCAAGAGATTTTTCCAAATCATGCAAAAAATCTAAGTGAGTTTTTAGATATTTTAGATGATTATGAATTAAAAACTTTATATGATTTATTAAATAAAATTTACAAAGAAAAAAAGGATTAA
- a CDS encoding YceI family protein, producing the protein MKKITLGLLSIFTASSLFAGTYSVDTSHSTAGFSVKHMMVSNVVGKIKDISGTYEYDEKANTLLSVQGELNVASIDTADEKRDAHLKADDILDVAKFPKISFKSTKVEKDAVYGDLTIKGITKNIKLNLENGGSLGKKSGFSLTGKINRSEFGVTWNKILETGGVAVSDEVKLNIDIEGNLTN; encoded by the coding sequence ATGAAAAAGATTACTTTAGGATTATTAAGTATATTTACAGCAAGCTCGTTATTTGCTGGAACTTATAGTGTAGATACATCACATTCAACTGCTGGTTTTTCAGTAAAACATATGATGGTTTCAAATGTTGTTGGAAAAATAAAAGATATATCTGGGACTTATGAATATGATGAAAAAGCAAATACTTTATTAAGTGTTCAAGGTGAATTAAATGTTGCTTCTATTGATACAGCTGATGAAAAAAGAGATGCTCATCTAAAAGCTGATGATATTTTAGATGTTGCAAAATTCCCAAAAATAAGTTTTAAATCTACAAAAGTAGAAAAAGATGCAGTTTATGGCGATTTAACTATAAAAGGTATTACAAAAAATATTAAATTAAATCTTGAAAATGGTGGTTCACTAGGTAAAAAATCAGGTTTTTCACTAACTGGGAAAATAAATAGAAGTGAATTTGGTGTAACTTGGAATAAAATTTTAGAAACAGGTGGAGTTGCTGTTAGTGATGAAGTAAAATTAAATATTGATATTGAAGGAAATTTGACTAATTAA
- a CDS encoding pyridoxal-phosphate-dependent aminotransferase family protein codes for MLLTPGPTPVPEFARKAMSDITIHHRTKEFEAIFERTRNLLIEIYNMPEVLMLASSGTGAMEACVTNFTRKKALTVNSGKFGERFGKICKAFNIDYSEIKNEWNTAVSVEDIVNTIKNDSNIDAIFIQICESAGGLRHPVEEIAKEVKKINPEIIVVADGITALGVEKIDVTNIDALITGSQKAFMLPPGLAMIGLSQKAIEKIEEKSAGYYFNLATELKNQRKNTTAWTAATTLIMGLEAILVELKKVGFDNLYSKTALRAKATQEALKAIGFEIYPKTPANAMTTVYTEQSNEIRKLLKTKYNVDIAGGQDHLAGKIFRINHMGLVEDFEASWAVNAIELVMDDLNIRKFDGTANRVFAQNMFKGI; via the coding sequence ATGTTATTAACACCAGGACCAACTCCTGTACCAGAATTTGCAAGAAAAGCTATGAGCGATATTACAATACATCATAGAACAAAAGAGTTTGAAGCAATTTTTGAGAGAACTAGAAATCTTTTAATAGAAATTTATAATATGCCAGAAGTTTTAATGCTAGCTTCAAGTGGAACAGGAGCTATGGAGGCTTGTGTAACTAATTTTACTAGAAAAAAAGCACTTACAGTTAATTCTGGAAAATTTGGAGAGAGATTTGGAAAAATCTGTAAAGCGTTTAATATAGATTATAGTGAAATAAAAAATGAGTGGAATACTGCTGTTAGCGTTGAAGATATTGTAAATACAATCAAAAATGATTCAAATATCGATGCTATATTTATTCAAATATGTGAAAGTGCTGGAGGATTAAGACATCCGGTTGAAGAAATAGCAAAAGAAGTTAAAAAAATTAATCCAGAAATAATAGTTGTAGCGGATGGAATTACAGCTTTAGGTGTTGAAAAAATAGATGTTACTAATATTGATGCACTTATTACTGGAAGTCAAAAAGCATTTATGCTTCCTCCAGGTCTTGCAATGATTGGATTATCACAAAAAGCAATTGAAAAAATAGAAGAAAAATCAGCTGGATATTATTTCAATCTTGCAACTGAGTTAAAAAATCAAAGAAAAAATACAACGGCTTGGACAGCAGCAACTACATTAATTATGGGATTGGAAGCTATTTTAGTTGAATTAAAAAAAGTAGGATTTGATAATTTATATAGTAAAACAGCTTTAAGAGCAAAAGCAACTCAAGAAGCATTAAAAGCAATAGGATTCGAAATATATCCAAAAACTCCAGCAAATGCTATGACAACGGTTTATACAGAACAATCAAATGAGATTAGAAAGCTTTTAAAAACAAAATATAATGTTGATATTGCGGGTGGACAAGATCATTTAGCTGGGAAAATTTTTAGAATTAATCATATGGGGTTAGTAGAAGATTTTGAAGCTTCTTGGGCTGTAAATGCTATTGAACTAGTTATGGATGATTTAAATATTAGAAAATTTGATGGAACTGCAAATAGAGTATTTGCCCAAAATATGTTTAAAGGGATATAG
- a CDS encoding YwbE family protein has product MDPKKRFDVKVGLKVNIVLKADQRTGKLTQGVVKDILTNSPTHPHGIKVRLQNGDVGRVQQIL; this is encoded by the coding sequence ATGGATCCGAAAAAAAGGTTTGATGTAAAAGTAGGTTTAAAAGTAAATATTGTATTAAAAGCAGATCAAAGAACAGGTAAACTAACTCAAGGAGTTGTAAAAGATATTTTAACAAATTCACCAACTCATCCACATGGAATAAAAGTAAGATTACAAAATGGAGATGTTGGTCGTGTTCAGCAAATACTTTAA
- a CDS encoding DODA-type extradiol aromatic ring-opening family dioxygenase, protein MNPSLFISHGAPNIIFSDLKSKKSIQNIKKILNTPKYIIIVSAHYVTKNLKVINPIANSLMYDFYGFEKELYEFKYNIKSDINLTNNLIEKLKNQGIDISIDENRTSYDHGVWSVLSLIYEKLEIPVIQLSIPISYKIPELLNLGEKLKIFKDEALLIFSGGVTHNLNEMGYGNTKTYAKEFNDTIKNIIENANVEELKNISKDKNFYKNHPTTEHFIPLLLAFGSAFNKKGESFNSEILYSNISMRSFIFDEKEV, encoded by the coding sequence ATGAATCCATCTTTATTTATCTCTCATGGAGCACCTAATATTATTTTTAGTGATTTAAAATCAAAAAAAAGTATTCAAAATATTAAAAAGATTTTGAATACTCCAAAATATATTATTATAGTATCAGCACACTATGTAACAAAAAATTTAAAAGTTATAAATCCTATTGCAAATAGTTTAATGTATGATTTTTATGGTTTTGAAAAAGAGTTGTATGAGTTTAAATACAATATAAAAAGTGATATAAATTTAACAAATAATCTAATAGAAAAATTAAAAAATCAAGGTATTGATATAAGTATAGATGAAAACCGAACTAGTTATGACCACGGAGTTTGGAGTGTTTTATCTTTAATATATGAAAAACTTGAAATTCCAGTAATTCAACTTAGTATTCCAATATCTTATAAAATTCCTGAACTTTTAAACTTAGGTGAAAAATTAAAAATATTTAAAGATGAAGCTTTACTTATTTTTAGTGGTGGAGTTACTCACAATTTAAATGAGATGGGATATGGAAATACTAAAACTTATGCAAAAGAGTTTAATGATACTATTAAAAATATTATAGAAAATGCAAATGTTGAAGAGCTAAAAAACATAAGTAAAGATAAGAATTTTTATAAAAATCATCCAACAACAGAACATTTTATCCCTTTACTTTTAGCTTTTGGAAGTGCTTTTAATAAAAAAGGTGAGTCATTTAATAGTGAGATATTATATTCAAATATCTCAATGAGAAGTTTTATTTTTGATGAAAAAGAGGTGTAA
- a CDS encoding YceI family protein: MKATKILLSILLLTPFLYAKEFVVNSKNSKANFQLTYQKTNIVDGSFQDISGLIIFDEKENIIKSIKGSVDTDSVSTQNGELTSLIISEKILNSKKYPEIEFKAEKISDDKVFGDITINGVKRSVEFDIENSGIFLDKLYVTMSTTLKRSSFDLFWDVLENFGSSAVSNDIKVSINIEATLQNDLIFQHIKEKTKK, translated from the coding sequence ATGAAAGCAACAAAAATCTTATTATCAATACTATTATTAACTCCTTTTCTTTATGCAAAAGAGTTTGTCGTAAATAGTAAAAACTCAAAAGCAAATTTTCAACTAACATACCAAAAAACAAATATAGTTGATGGAAGCTTTCAAGATATTAGTGGATTGATAATTTTTGATGAAAAAGAAAATATAATAAAATCAATAAAAGGTTCTGTGGATACAGACTCAGTATCAACACAAAATGGTGAATTAACATCTTTAATAATAAGTGAAAAAATCTTAAATAGCAAAAAATACCCAGAGATTGAGTTTAAAGCAGAAAAAATAAGTGATGATAAAGTTTTTGGTGATATAACAATAAATGGTGTAAAAAGAAGTGTCGAATTTGATATTGAAAATAGTGGCATCTTTCTTGATAAGCTTTATGTGACAATGAGTACAACTTTAAAAAGAAGTTCTTTTGATCTGTTTTGGGATGTTTTAGAAAATTTTGGAAGTAGTGCTGTATCAAATGATATTAAAGTTAGTATAAATATTGAAGCAACTTTACAAAATGATTTAATTTTTCAACATATAAAAGAGAAAACAAAAAAATAG
- a CDS encoding DUF507 family protein, producing MRLKLHQTTYLSRRITRDLITCDFIEARKDKASIEEQVERILDEDILKEQSLDEKVEEILDSQTEEIEYLNADRRQLFWMTKKRLANDFGVILNNEDRFSDIAHKILDYLWEEDYIHFTCSDNQIKNVIFGSLDDFIKGFEKADGEVLAKLKNYKRKLIPGTEDYDLVYHRLYEEELIKRGLI from the coding sequence ATGAGATTAAAGCTACACCAAACTACATACCTTTCAAGAAGAATTACAAGAGATTTAATAACTTGTGATTTTATAGAGGCAAGAAAAGATAAAGCCAGTATAGAAGAGCAAGTTGAAAGAATTTTAGATGAAGATATTCTAAAAGAGCAATCTTTAGATGAGAAAGTAGAAGAGATTTTAGATTCTCAAACAGAAGAGATAGAGTATCTAAATGCTGATAGAAGACAACTTTTCTGGATGACAAAAAAAAGACTTGCAAATGATTTTGGAGTTATCTTAAACAATGAAGATAGATTTTCTGATATTGCTCACAAAATATTAGATTATCTATGGGAGGAGGATTATATACATTTTACTTGTTCAGATAACCAAATAAAAAATGTGATATTTGGTTCTTTGGATGATTTCATTAAAGGGTTTGAAAAAGCAGATGGTGAAGTATTAGCTAAGCTTAAAAACTATAAAAGAAAGCTAATTCCAGGTACAGAGGACTATGATTTGGTTTATCATAGACTTTATGAAGAAGAGTTAATAAAAAGAGGATTAATTTGA
- a CDS encoding DUF1641 domain-containing protein translates to MSNKVEVLKTKEMQELEDKMTMLVQTGRIDNLIDLLAVVSDNIEMTTQPMVEKMIGTVDNLATAGFIMDNAVRYAKRENAKNNKQSLLGLLKLMRDEETLKGLSFMLNLTKGIGKQL, encoded by the coding sequence ATGAGTAATAAAGTAGAAGTTCTAAAAACTAAAGAGATGCAAGAGTTAGAAGACAAAATGACTATGTTGGTTCAAACAGGAAGAATTGATAATCTTATTGACCTTTTGGCTGTTGTATCTGATAATATTGAAATGACAACTCAACCAATGGTTGAAAAAATGATTGGTACAGTTGATAATCTAGCAACAGCTGGATTTATCATGGATAATGCAGTTAGATATGCAAAAAGAGAAAATGCTAAAAACAACAAGCAATCACTTTTGGGTTTATTAAAACTTATGAGAGATGAAGAGACTTTAAAAGGATTAAGTTTTATGCTTAATCTTACAAAAGGAATCGGAAAACAACTTTAA